In Armatimonadota bacterium, a single genomic region encodes these proteins:
- a CDS encoding exosortase/archaeosortase family protein, with the protein MMSIAISRLRIPSLSTLAVVAAGAWLYAPVAAEMVQAWRTQDNASHGFLILPIAGYLVWLDRARIARAYRGGATAAGLAWAGVALVMYLGGRWMEVEFLPPLSLVLMIGAQVLYFGGWGVLRASAFPCAFLLFMVPWPDLLVEFLSFPMQLLSAKYAAMLIGLFGIPVTRAGVDLHLASYTFSVGAPCSGMKTLVALLALAALIAHLARGPRWKRTVLFACGVPAALLANVVRIVIILLIATLVSARAAEGFFHGASGMLVFVIALAGLLATGRAMGLGGVLGGAGAEKSDAATG; encoded by the coding sequence ATGATGTCCATCGCAATCTCCCGTCTGAGGATTCCCTCGTTGTCCACGCTTGCCGTAGTCGCCGCCGGCGCGTGGCTCTACGCTCCTGTGGCGGCGGAAATGGTGCAGGCGTGGCGCACCCAGGATAACGCCTCGCACGGGTTCCTGATCCTCCCCATCGCCGGGTATCTGGTATGGCTCGACCGCGCGAGGATCGCACGGGCGTACCGCGGCGGGGCCACCGCCGCAGGCCTGGCGTGGGCGGGGGTGGCGCTGGTCATGTACCTCGGCGGGCGCTGGATGGAGGTCGAGTTCCTGCCGCCGCTGTCGCTGGTGCTGATGATCGGCGCGCAGGTGCTCTACTTTGGCGGCTGGGGGGTGCTGCGGGCCTCGGCGTTCCCCTGCGCGTTCCTGCTGTTCATGGTGCCGTGGCCGGACCTCCTGGTCGAGTTCCTGAGCTTCCCCATGCAGTTGCTGTCCGCCAAGTACGCCGCGATGCTGATCGGGCTGTTCGGCATCCCCGTGACGCGCGCCGGCGTTGACCTCCACCTGGCGAGCTACACCTTTAGCGTCGGCGCGCCCTGCAGCGGGATGAAGACGCTGGTGGCGCTGTTGGCACTGGCGGCGCTGATCGCCCACCTCGCACGCGGGCCGCGGTGGAAGCGGACGGTGTTGTTCGCGTGCGGCGTTCCGGCGGCGCTGCTCGCCAACGTCGTGCGCATCGTCATCATCCTGCTCATCGCCACCCTCGTCAGCGCCCGGGCGGCGGAGGGCTTCTTCCATGGCGCCTCGGGGATGCTGGTGTTCGTGATCGCGCTGGCGGGGCTGCTGGCGACGGGCCGCGCCATGGGCCTGGGTGGGGTGCTCGGCGGGGCGGGCGCGGAGAAGTCGGATGCGGCCACCGGATAG
- a CDS encoding EpsI family protein: protein MRPPDRRAIAMLGLLLAAQAAAWATRPVARPPSPVVVERVPLRIGEWRGRDLGPLERGTLEMLQPDDYLNREYVSAHGLPAYLAVIYGHRKTTFHSPGFCLLGGGWNIVEKSRLQLATAGRSRIEVNRFLLVRGDQQAVVLYYYLQGKRSSASWVTHQLYLVMDRARQRSSAGALVRLTVPVVSDAATATGQGADLLARLAPHVGEAIRP, encoded by the coding sequence ATGCGGCCACCGGATAGACGAGCGATAGCGATGCTGGGGCTGCTACTGGCTGCGCAGGCGGCGGCCTGGGCAACGCGCCCGGTGGCGCGGCCGCCGAGCCCGGTGGTGGTCGAGCGGGTGCCGCTGCGCATCGGCGAATGGCGCGGGCGCGACCTCGGCCCGCTCGAACGCGGGACGCTCGAGATGCTGCAGCCGGATGACTACCTCAACCGGGAGTACGTCAGCGCCCACGGGCTGCCGGCGTACCTGGCGGTGATCTACGGCCACCGCAAGACCACTTTCCATTCGCCCGGATTCTGCCTGCTGGGCGGCGGGTGGAATATCGTCGAGAAATCCCGTTTGCAGCTCGCCACCGCGGGCCGCAGCCGCATCGAGGTCAACCGGTTTCTGCTCGTACGCGGTGATCAGCAGGCGGTGGTGCTCTACTACTACCTGCAGGGCAAACGGTCGAGCGCCAGTTGGGTCACGCATCAGCTCTACCTGGTGATGGATCGCGCGCGTCAGCGGTCATCGGCGGGTGCGCTCGTGCGCCTGACCGTGCCCGTGGTCAGCGATGCCGCGACCGCCACCGGGCAAGGCGCGGACCTGCTCGCCCGTCTCGCCCCCCATGTGGGCGAAGCCATTCGTCCCTAG
- a CDS encoding glycosyltransferase family 39 protein, with protein sequence MSNQQAVPPPAGERRKQSRLAGGDEVVPRRADAIEAWSRTVVVHLLWIGAGAAALALQFVRGFRGLYLSDAMDLAQIGRHLAAGDGYVTSLLRPAAIGLSHRLPAPELFHAPLHPLILGLVFIILPETDLVVAAVSAFFFAATLPLVYLLGAKLFDRATGVLAAVLFALSVSALGYAVSGLHVTLWAFLLTLVVYLLYTNPGSRRRSLAAGAVLGLCWLTEYLTIALVVPALIGAYYMQPERRRRHLAWFAVGLVVVMAPWWVRNLRVAGDPFFTLERYQLVMFTSAHPGYQLLRSADPSALKLPALVLDSARPLVKKTILGLASAYRILPPLVGLYVVAFFVIAMMRRLGAPRPDLARKTVFMLTAFMVAIGALHNPTAETFFVLVPLITVLCAGYFLALVREWIGTSRGRSVAVVLFAALAAYPALVSWATPQPKALPSRANLNYLRGLVGKHAVVVSDAPWAVAWHARRLAVWLPLAGEDFEAVQKSIGVDAIYFSTLLSSYPASEQPLLWQRLYAGRTPPPGFEVAATLPPGELVLLKEEAAAGGRVGPPEPAGSDRP encoded by the coding sequence GTGTCCAACCAGCAAGCGGTACCACCACCGGCAGGCGAGCGCCGGAAGCAATCGCGGCTCGCCGGCGGGGACGAGGTCGTGCCCCGGCGCGCCGATGCGATCGAGGCGTGGAGCCGCACCGTCGTCGTGCACCTGCTGTGGATCGGCGCCGGCGCGGCCGCCCTCGCCCTGCAGTTCGTGCGCGGCTTCCGCGGCCTCTACCTCAGCGACGCCATGGACCTGGCCCAGATCGGCAGGCACCTGGCGGCGGGCGACGGATACGTCACCTCGCTGCTGCGGCCAGCGGCGATCGGCCTGTCCCATCGCCTGCCGGCGCCAGAGCTCTTCCATGCGCCGCTGCACCCGCTCATCCTCGGCCTGGTCTTCATCATCTTGCCCGAGACCGACCTGGTGGTGGCGGCGGTATCGGCGTTCTTCTTCGCGGCGACCTTGCCCCTGGTTTACCTGCTGGGGGCCAAGCTGTTTGACCGCGCGACCGGCGTGCTGGCGGCCGTCCTGTTTGCGCTGAGCGTGAGCGCACTGGGCTACGCGGTGTCCGGCCTCCACGTCACGCTGTGGGCGTTCTTGCTTACGCTCGTCGTCTATCTGCTCTACACCAACCCGGGCTCGCGGCGGCGCAGCCTGGCGGCCGGAGCGGTGCTGGGCCTGTGCTGGCTGACCGAGTATCTCACCATAGCCCTGGTCGTTCCCGCGCTGATCGGCGCATACTACATGCAGCCCGAGCGTCGGCGGCGCCATCTGGCGTGGTTCGCGGTGGGGCTGGTGGTGGTGATGGCGCCGTGGTGGGTGCGCAACCTCCGCGTCGCCGGCGATCCTTTTTTCACCCTCGAGCGCTATCAACTGGTCATGTTCACCAGCGCCCACCCCGGATACCAGTTGCTCAGAAGCGCCGACCCCTCCGCGCTGAAGCTGCCGGCGCTCGTGCTCGACAGCGCGCGGCCGCTGGTCAAGAAAACGATCCTGGGCCTGGCGTCGGCCTATCGCATCCTACCGCCGTTGGTAGGTCTCTACGTGGTGGCCTTCTTCGTCATCGCCATGATGCGCCGGCTGGGGGCGCCGCGGCCGGACCTGGCGCGCAAGACGGTGTTCATGCTGACCGCCTTCATGGTGGCGATCGGCGCGCTGCACAATCCCACCGCCGAGACGTTCTTCGTGCTGGTGCCACTGATAACGGTGCTCTGCGCGGGGTACTTCCTCGCGCTGGTGCGCGAGTGGATCGGCACCAGTCGGGGGCGTTCGGTGGCGGTGGTGCTGTTTGCGGCGCTGGCGGCGTATCCCGCCCTCGTCTCGTGGGCGACGCCGCAGCCGAAGGCGCTGCCCAGCCGCGCCAATCTCAACTACCTGCGGGGGCTGGTTGGAAAACACGCGGTCGTGGTCAGTGATGCCCCGTGGGCGGTGGCGTGGCACGCCCGGCGCTTGGCGGTGTGGCTGCCACTTGCAGGTGAGGACTTCGAGGCGGTGCAGAAGAGCATCGGCGTTGACGCGATTTACTTCTCGACCCTGCTGAGCTCCTACCCTGCGTCCGAGCAGCCGCTGCTGTGGCAGCGGCTCTATGCCGGGCGCACCCCGCCGCCCGGCTTCGAGGTTGCGGCGACGCTGCCGCCGGGGGAACTGGTGCTGCTGAAGGAGGAAGCCGCTGCCGGGGGGCGGGTCGGGCCGCCAGAGCCAGCGGGCAGCGACCGGCCTTGA
- a CDS encoding PEP-CTERM sorting domain-containing protein (PEP-CTERM proteins occur, often in large numbers, in the proteomes of bacteria that also encode an exosortase, a predicted intramembrane cysteine proteinase. The presence of a PEP-CTERM domain at a protein's C-terminus predicts cleavage within the sorting domain, followed by covalent anchoring to some some component of the (usually Gram-negative) cell surface. Many PEP-CTERM proteins exhibit an unusual sequence composition that includes large numbers of potential glycosylation sites. Expression of one such protein has been shown restore the ability of a bacterium to form floc, a type of biofilm.) has product MRGMLMVALLVVALALCVTAAGADPWPDYYSQTTTVDYVTVVPVFDAGSDTWTYQLGVIPGATDPVYGALDPTYGGVKALVVYQLGVGTAQEPNYYAGEPNPPYTTRPGWDINGGWETHPASGGNPGWGAFGWRGSSPDSYVNPGETDSTNFWAHWSGTPAADDFVYLVHVAIDSSPGATSPQTFWARIGEPIPEPASLVLLGVGGAGLLGLRRRRK; this is encoded by the coding sequence ATGAGAGGAATGCTGATGGTGGCGCTGCTGGTCGTCGCGCTGGCCCTGTGCGTGACTGCCGCCGGCGCCGATCCGTGGCCGGACTACTACAGCCAGACGACGACGGTCGACTATGTGACGGTGGTGCCGGTGTTCGATGCGGGGAGCGATACCTGGACCTATCAACTGGGCGTGATTCCGGGCGCGACCGATCCGGTGTACGGAGCGCTTGATCCCACCTACGGCGGGGTCAAGGCGCTGGTGGTGTACCAGCTCGGGGTTGGCACCGCCCAGGAGCCGAACTACTACGCCGGGGAGCCCAACCCGCCGTACACGACGCGCCCCGGCTGGGACATCAACGGCGGCTGGGAAACCCATCCGGCGTCAGGTGGCAATCCGGGCTGGGGAGCGTTCGGCTGGCGGGGGAGCAGCCCGGATTCGTACGTTAATCCAGGCGAAACCGACAGCACCAACTTCTGGGCGCATTGGTCGGGCACGCCGGCCGCCGACGATTTCGTCTATCTGGTGCACGTGGCGATCGACTCCTCTCCGGGCGCGACATCTCCGCAGACCTTCTGGGCGCGCATCGGGGAGCCCATTCCCGAACCCGCCTCGCTGGTGCTGCTGGGCGTGGGCGGCGCCGGCCTGTTGGGTCTGCGGCGCCGCCGCAAGTAG
- a CDS encoding DUF11 domain-containing protein, with amino-acid sequence MRWLNAASPGAVGLAALCLVLSVAAAPPAHAQGTAAGTVIQNTASLNFNDAGGQPQPTVDSSAATTTVSHVAAVQVAPATGAKDGQSGEVLYYAATVTNKGNGPDTFSLTAASASSPAWTVAIYKDDGAGGGTANDGVHQSGETNLASTTGSIAAEAAFKCFVAATVPAGAAGGTVDSTTFSATSQFDAGKQASAVFSTTVKAAAMSLTKAVDKAQAAPGETIRYTITYSNGGDAAATSVVLTDTVPSAVTYVANSVKVNGAAKTDAADGDNVTVAAGVLTVSLGSVAAGASGTITFDATVK; translated from the coding sequence ATGCGTTGGCTGAACGCCGCGAGCCCTGGAGCAGTCGGGCTGGCGGCCTTGTGTTTGGTTCTATCCGTCGCGGCCGCACCCCCCGCCCACGCCCAGGGCACGGCCGCCGGCACCGTCATCCAGAATACGGCCAGCCTCAACTTCAATGATGCTGGCGGCCAGCCGCAGCCGACGGTAGACTCCAGCGCCGCCACGACCACGGTCAGCCACGTCGCCGCCGTCCAAGTGGCGCCGGCGACCGGCGCCAAGGACGGCCAGAGCGGCGAGGTCCTCTACTACGCCGCGACCGTGACCAACAAGGGCAACGGCCCTGACACCTTCTCGCTGACGGCGGCCTCCGCCAGCAGTCCCGCGTGGACCGTCGCCATCTACAAGGACGACGGCGCGGGCGGCGGTACCGCCAATGACGGCGTGCACCAGTCCGGGGAGACGAATCTCGCGTCCACCACCGGCAGCATCGCCGCCGAGGCCGCCTTCAAGTGCTTCGTCGCGGCAACAGTGCCCGCGGGCGCCGCGGGCGGAACGGTTGACTCCACAACCTTCAGCGCCACCTCCCAGTTCGACGCCGGCAAGCAGGCGTCCGCCGTGTTCTCGACCACGGTCAAGGCCGCCGCCATGAGCCTGACCAAGGCCGTGGACAAGGCACAGGCTGCGCCGGGCGAGACGATTCGCTACACCATCACCTACAGCAACGGCGGCGACGCCGCGGCCACCAGCGTGGTCCTGACCGACACCGTACCGTCCGCCGTGACCTACGTCGCCAACAGCGTCAAGGTCAACGGCGCCGCCAAGACCGACGCCGCCGACGGCGACAACGTCACGGTCGCCGCGGGCGTGTTAACCGTGAGTCTCGGCAGCGTGGCTGCCGGCGCTAGCGGGACTATCACCTTCGACGCTACCGTCAAGTAG
- a CDS encoding carboxypeptidase regulatory-like domain-containing protein — protein MTGWRYSQDAGSKPRPSGGWWVAIAALLLVVEVSLPTGRARAATTIVNTAALGYDLADGRHTLLSNAAATDVTSGHSIKGVVKDENGVPVRSARVDAKSKNATKADAVTATTVTDIAGTYALAGLAAGTYDVYITADGRVPEVLPGITVGPDTPAVALETRAPAAESWPRGLYMAALPFSFASPDLGAALGRASGLKAARWVPDKTGGRYVYYGQDAAFPATAPGLGYWIQVGPGDVLGVAQPGTPLDERRPYAVPLTAGWNMVGNPFCADLEWAGVEVRANGQTVSLETAAQNNWVRPYAWTYDPAAGEYVLMDAAYPGARRTLPVWQACWVRALVNCDLMIAPPGAAAKSATAATRSVQPAPAWSLQLVARVGEMRDSFNYMGVDANAASCDGRGKLQTPPRLSPYVDLSFGDGRAAAADLATDFRPPAAGRAEWDFVVRSDLADARAEITWPDLSEVPDRYRITLVDVDAQRRQYMRTTGSYVFNTGAGGGERHFKIEVDPTPWARLQVGNLQQMVGRAAGATVAYDVSSPAAVDIEIRTLAGQSVKVLARGARAAAGTNMITWDGTDSSGRMMANGPYLCAISAVTEEGQAVKGMRTIILKR, from the coding sequence ATGACAGGCTGGCGATACTCGCAGGACGCAGGCAGCAAACCCCGCCCCAGCGGCGGATGGTGGGTCGCGATTGCCGCCCTGCTGCTGGTGGTGGAGGTATCGCTTCCCACCGGACGTGCGCGAGCGGCGACGACCATCGTCAATACCGCCGCCCTCGGCTACGATCTCGCCGACGGGCGTCACACGCTGCTGTCGAATGCCGCGGCTACGGACGTCACCAGCGGGCACTCGATCAAGGGCGTGGTCAAGGACGAAAACGGCGTGCCGGTGCGCAGCGCGCGCGTGGACGCCAAGAGCAAGAACGCGACCAAAGCGGACGCGGTCACCGCCACCACGGTGACTGACATCGCCGGGACTTATGCGTTGGCCGGTCTCGCCGCCGGGACCTACGATGTCTATATCACCGCCGACGGCCGCGTCCCCGAGGTGCTGCCGGGGATCACGGTGGGCCCCGATACGCCCGCCGTCGCGCTCGAGACGCGGGCGCCGGCGGCGGAATCGTGGCCGCGCGGGCTGTACATGGCAGCGCTTCCGTTCAGCTTCGCCAGCCCCGACCTCGGCGCGGCGTTGGGGCGCGCCTCGGGCCTCAAGGCCGCGCGGTGGGTGCCCGACAAGACGGGCGGCCGCTACGTCTACTACGGCCAGGACGCGGCCTTCCCCGCAACCGCGCCCGGTTTGGGCTATTGGATACAGGTCGGGCCCGGGGACGTCCTCGGAGTCGCCCAGCCCGGCACCCCGCTTGACGAGAGACGGCCCTACGCCGTGCCCCTGACGGCGGGGTGGAACATGGTGGGCAACCCGTTCTGCGCCGACCTCGAGTGGGCGGGGGTGGAGGTGCGCGCCAACGGCCAGACGGTGTCGCTGGAGACGGCGGCGCAGAACAACTGGGTGCGGCCCTATGCGTGGACCTACGACCCCGCCGCGGGCGAATACGTCCTGATGGACGCGGCATATCCGGGGGCGCGCAGAACCCTGCCCGTGTGGCAGGCGTGCTGGGTGCGGGCGCTGGTTAACTGCGACCTGATGATTGCGCCGCCCGGCGCCGCCGCGAAGAGCGCCACGGCGGCGACGCGCAGCGTTCAGCCGGCGCCGGCGTGGAGCCTGCAGTTGGTCGCGCGCGTCGGCGAGATGCGGGACAGCTTCAACTACATGGGGGTGGACGCCAACGCCGCCTCCTGCGACGGCCGAGGTAAGCTGCAGACCCCGCCGCGGCTGTCGCCCTACGTTGATCTGAGCTTCGGCGACGGGCGGGCCGCCGCCGCGGACCTGGCGACCGATTTCAGGCCGCCGGCGGCAGGCCGCGCGGAGTGGGATTTCGTGGTGCGCTCGGACCTGGCTGACGCCCGCGCCGAGATCACCTGGCCGGACCTGTCCGAGGTGCCCGACCGCTACCGCATCACCCTGGTGGACGTTGACGCCCAACGGCGGCAGTACATGCGGACGACCGGCTCCTACGTCTTCAATACCGGCGCCGGCGGCGGCGAGCGCCACTTCAAGATCGAGGTTGACCCCACGCCGTGGGCGCGACTCCAGGTGGGCAACCTGCAGCAGATGGTGGGGCGAGCGGCAGGCGCGACCGTAGCTTACGATGTTTCGAGCCCGGCGGCGGTGGACATCGAGATTCGCACCCTGGCGGGACAGTCGGTCAAGGTGCTGGCGCGCGGGGCCAGGGCCGCGGCCGGCACCAACATGATTACCTGGGACGGCACGGACTCTTCCGGACGCATGATGGCCAACGGCCCCTACCTGTGCGCGATCTCGGCGGTGACCGAGGAGGGGCAGGCGGTCAAGGGCATGCGGACGATCATTCTCAAGCGTTAA
- a CDS encoding carboxypeptidase regulatory-like domain-containing protein, whose product MRGWRGKIEHHRARSALAAIACAAAALALPGCGGGGGVTPATAVVQGYVREMTSDRAVQGATVAIAAIGTTTDAQGRFQLAGVPTGARTITVEAAGYSVHTEILNIAAGVTTLPDILLADSPPPPPVP is encoded by the coding sequence GTGAGGGGCTGGCGAGGAAAGATCGAGCATCACCGCGCGCGGTCGGCGCTGGCGGCCATCGCTTGCGCCGCGGCGGCGCTGGCGCTGCCCGGCTGCGGGGGTGGGGGAGGAGTTACCCCCGCCACCGCCGTCGTGCAGGGGTATGTGCGCGAGATGACCTCCGACCGCGCCGTGCAGGGCGCGACGGTCGCCATCGCCGCGATCGGAACCACCACCGACGCGCAGGGGCGTTTTCAACTGGCGGGCGTGCCCACCGGCGCCCGCACCATAACCGTCGAAGCGGCCGGCTACTCGGTCCACACCGAGATCCTGAACATCGCCGCCGGCGTCACGACCCTACCCGACATCCTCCTCGCCGACAGCCCGCCGCCGCCCCCGGTTCCATAG
- a CDS encoding creatininase family protein, with product MAGKVRYEEMLPHEIVEARSACPVVYVALGGVEWHGEHNCVGLDTVKIHALAMKCAQAHGGLVMPPLFFGEPRESHLMETLKHYHGPLLEKMVLPAENFAPGYMFASILEEHERYVRLLVHVLFQMQSLGFRAIVLMAGHYPLLKHARAAVELYSLDGESRAWACTGYELVRDEIPDAGDHAAAWETSLMLALRPDLVDLSRLPAGDDPKDLIGVVGRDPRKFASAEYGRQGVEAIVRRVGEKVRELLA from the coding sequence GTGGCTGGCAAGGTGCGCTACGAGGAGATGTTGCCGCACGAGATCGTGGAGGCGAGGAGCGCGTGCCCGGTGGTGTACGTGGCCCTGGGCGGGGTGGAGTGGCACGGCGAACATAACTGCGTGGGGCTGGACACGGTGAAGATCCACGCGCTGGCGATGAAGTGCGCGCAGGCGCACGGTGGGCTGGTAATGCCGCCGCTGTTCTTCGGCGAACCGCGCGAGAGCCACCTGATGGAGACGCTCAAGCACTACCATGGGCCGCTCCTGGAGAAGATGGTCCTGCCCGCGGAGAACTTCGCGCCGGGGTACATGTTCGCCTCGATCCTGGAGGAGCACGAGCGCTACGTGCGCCTGCTCGTACACGTGCTGTTTCAGATGCAGAGCCTGGGGTTCCGGGCGATTGTGCTCATGGCCGGGCACTATCCGCTGCTCAAGCACGCTCGCGCGGCGGTGGAGCTATACAGCCTGGACGGCGAGTCGCGGGCGTGGGCGTGCACGGGCTACGAGCTGGTGCGGGATGAGATCCCCGACGCGGGCGATCACGCGGCGGCATGGGAGACCTCGCTGATGTTGGCGCTGCGGCCCGACCTGGTGGATTTGAGCCGCCTGCCCGCGGGGGATGACCCCAAGGACCTGATTGGCGTCGTCGGACGCGACCCGCGCAAGTTCGCCTCTGCGGAGTACGGTCGGCAAGGCGTCGAGGCCATCGTGCGGCGCGTCGGCGAAAAGGTGCGGGAGCTGCTGGCATAG
- a CDS encoding type II toxin-antitoxin system HicB family antitoxin, translating into MEFTVILEEGEGGYIIASCPSLPGCHTQGKTEAEALANIREAIVACLLTMNDRARREAEKSKKRRSVEVLV; encoded by the coding sequence ATGGAATTCACGGTTATCCTGGAAGAGGGCGAGGGTGGCTACATCATCGCCAGTTGTCCATCGCTCCCCGGCTGCCACACCCAGGGTAAGACGGAAGCGGAAGCGCTCGCCAACATCCGCGAGGCTATCGTCGCCTGCCTGCTTACCATGAATGACCGGGCGCGCCGCGAGGCGGAGAAGAGCAAGAAGCGTCGCTCCGTCGAGGTGCTAGTGTGA
- a CDS encoding type II toxin-antitoxin system HicA family toxin — protein MARLPVISGDEAIRAFEKAGWVRRRQVGSHVALDKEGEGATLAVPRHRELDKGLLRRLIRDAGLSIDGFVALLGRRTVR, from the coding sequence GTGGCCCGGCTACCAGTCATCTCCGGCGACGAGGCCATCAGGGCGTTCGAGAAAGCTGGCTGGGTAAGGCGGCGGCAGGTGGGCAGCCATGTTGCGCTCGACAAGGAAGGCGAAGGCGCGACTCTCGCGGTGCCGAGGCACCGCGAATTGGACAAGGGTCTGCTGCGCCGTCTCATCAGGGACGCAGGTCTGAGCATAGACGGGTTTGTCGCGCTGCTGGGGAGAAGAACGGTGCGCTGA